The Streptomyces sp. NBC_01353 genome contains a region encoding:
- a CDS encoding helix-turn-helix transcriptional regulator, with translation MTLQTQLVLRTLLETPTKARYGLELSNSAGLAPGTVHPILARLESAGWVESFWEDESEIEKTDPPRPKRRYYQFTPDGAESARLGLAQAFQGGAASARLRPATGGIGA, from the coding sequence ATGACACTGCAGACTCAACTCGTACTGAGAACCCTGCTCGAGACGCCAACCAAGGCCCGCTACGGCCTCGAGCTCTCCAACTCCGCCGGGCTGGCTCCCGGTACGGTCCACCCGATCCTCGCCCGCCTCGAGAGTGCGGGCTGGGTTGAGTCGTTCTGGGAAGACGAGAGCGAGATCGAGAAGACTGATCCACCCCGCCCGAAGCGGCGGTACTACCAGTTCACGCCTGACGGCGCGGAGTCCGCACGGCTCGGGCTGGCTCAGGCATTCCAGGGGGGCGCGGCATCCGCCCGACTCCGTCCCGCAACCGGCGGAATCGGGGCATGA
- a CDS encoding SMI1/KNR4 family protein: protein MMTRMNTETSDPAELAALREIFTSRPEAAPPAGWEAVRSFEAEYGIVLPEPYRTFVAEICDGLRDGPPYYGLLPLAQTPPDWGSDRPERLLAEPFPLTAAWLWEAEGDEVALSVQEFEARTDPVFDHGSLLLGTDGCGMYWHLIVTGPQRGHVWQIAGEGAMPFGPQSPDALMPGIPGFTGWATHWAQGRAWFPDALGLEC, encoded by the coding sequence ATGATGACCCGCATGAACACGGAAACATCCGACCCGGCCGAGCTGGCCGCTCTCCGCGAGATCTTCACGTCCCGCCCCGAGGCGGCGCCGCCGGCCGGCTGGGAGGCGGTGCGGTCCTTCGAGGCGGAGTACGGCATCGTGCTCCCGGAGCCGTACCGCACGTTCGTGGCGGAGATCTGCGACGGACTGCGCGACGGGCCGCCCTACTACGGTCTGCTGCCCCTCGCGCAAACGCCCCCGGACTGGGGCTCTGACCGCCCCGAACGCCTGCTTGCCGAGCCCTTTCCGCTCACGGCGGCGTGGCTGTGGGAGGCGGAGGGCGACGAGGTGGCGCTGTCGGTGCAGGAGTTCGAGGCCCGGACGGACCCCGTGTTCGACCACGGCTCGCTGCTGCTGGGCACCGACGGCTGTGGCATGTACTGGCACTTGATCGTCACCGGCCCGCAGCGTGGTCACGTCTGGCAGATCGCCGGCGAGGGCGCGATGCCCTTCGGTCCCCAGTCGCCCGACGCCCTGATGCCCGGCATCCCTGGCTTCACGGGCTGGGCGACCCACTGGGCCCAGGGCCGCGCCTGGTTCCCGGACGCCTTGGGCCTGGAGTGCTGA
- a CDS encoding alpha/beta fold hydrolase, whose amino-acid sequence MTLFKDPAFNFNGLWALGASAFRAAEVGEVLTAVNAINKAGLSAQTYTDTFRRLGDQLLRPPQGFTHDRETTRFRALRAAQYYGQALFFVLGSGDPGKEQQLYRAGRGAWDKFCGLCDPAAVTAKVPYGTKPLPVWFFRPDASGERRPTVILTNGSDGQNVDMWTYGVPTALARGWNALVYDGPGQGQLLFDDQVVFTPRWETVVTPLVDWLVARSDVDPDRIALTGLSMGGNLAPRAAAFENRIAALVVMPGCLSPWLAFPPELRKIVTPDKEKTNTIWNKEIVPELPPDAAATIKKRIEPFSVPAMLDARKGEMFTDFWTPAKLIESMDITNVVGRIKVPTLLFDYEYEQFYPGQTRQMFDKLTDASRYLAKFDTTTGGQLHCSPMAPQQHCDLVFDWLQDEVPGS is encoded by the coding sequence ATGACCCTCTTCAAGGACCCGGCCTTCAACTTCAACGGGCTCTGGGCACTCGGCGCGTCCGCATTCCGTGCCGCCGAGGTGGGCGAGGTGCTCACCGCCGTGAACGCGATCAACAAGGCCGGCCTCTCGGCCCAGACGTACACCGATACCTTCAGGAGACTCGGCGATCAGCTCTTGAGGCCGCCCCAGGGCTTCACACACGACCGGGAGACCACGCGCTTCCGTGCCCTGCGGGCCGCGCAGTACTACGGCCAGGCGCTGTTCTTCGTCCTGGGCTCCGGCGACCCGGGCAAGGAGCAGCAGCTGTACAGGGCGGGGCGCGGCGCCTGGGACAAGTTCTGCGGACTGTGCGACCCGGCGGCGGTGACGGCGAAGGTCCCGTACGGGACGAAGCCGCTGCCGGTGTGGTTCTTCCGGCCCGACGCCTCGGGCGAGCGGCGCCCCACCGTGATCCTCACGAACGGCAGCGACGGGCAGAACGTCGACATGTGGACCTACGGCGTCCCGACCGCTCTGGCGCGTGGCTGGAACGCCTTGGTGTACGACGGGCCGGGCCAGGGGCAGTTGCTCTTCGACGACCAGGTGGTCTTCACACCGCGCTGGGAGACCGTCGTGACGCCGCTCGTCGACTGGCTGGTCGCCCGCTCGGATGTGGACCCGGACAGGATCGCCCTGACCGGGCTGAGCATGGGCGGGAACCTGGCACCCCGGGCCGCAGCATTCGAGAACAGGATCGCCGCTCTCGTGGTGATGCCCGGCTGCTTGTCGCCATGGCTCGCCTTCCCTCCGGAACTCCGGAAGATCGTCACCCCGGACAAGGAGAAGACGAACACCATCTGGAACAAGGAGATCGTCCCCGAGCTGCCCCCGGACGCAGCCGCGACGATCAAGAAGCGCATCGAGCCCTTCTCCGTGCCGGCGATGCTCGACGCCCGCAAGGGCGAGATGTTCACAGACTTCTGGACCCCCGCCAAACTCATCGAATCCATGGACATCACGAACGTCGTCGGCCGCATCAAGGTGCCCACGCTGCTCTTCGACTACGAGTACGAGCAGTTCTATCCAGGCCAGACGCGCCAGATGTTCGACAAGCTGACGGATGCCTCCAGGTACCTGGCGAAGTTCGATACGACCACCGGCGGGCAGCTGCACTGCTCTCCGATGGCCCCGCAGCAGCACTGTGATCTCGTCTTCGACTGGCTGCAGGACGAGGTCCCAGGCAGCTGA
- a CDS encoding barstar family protein — protein MAGNAWFELLDGDGATMGSYFVNEVTVIDVKPSASGAGLVDLTVTLWCENALPGAERPWELVRTGRLNHTGMWYELAPGDRHAWLSVALWSREYQRQGKPDAPAGQVFTLDGRHVVDRDTFYCAIGEAINGPGGYFGWNLDALDDCLRGGWGATTPFTLHWDFSAEARTRLAERVPVGDRELVLFDLLLEIFEERGVSVILR, from the coding sequence GTGGCGGGGAACGCCTGGTTCGAGCTCCTCGACGGCGACGGTGCCACCATGGGGTCCTACTTCGTCAACGAGGTCACCGTCATCGACGTCAAGCCCTCCGCCAGCGGTGCCGGCCTCGTCGACCTCACGGTGACGCTCTGGTGCGAGAACGCCCTGCCCGGAGCTGAACGACCGTGGGAGCTGGTCCGCACCGGTCGCCTGAACCACACCGGAATGTGGTACGAACTCGCGCCCGGGGACCGACACGCGTGGCTGTCGGTGGCCCTGTGGTCCCGGGAGTACCAGCGCCAGGGGAAGCCCGATGCGCCTGCAGGCCAGGTGTTCACCTTGGACGGCCGACATGTCGTTGACCGGGACACCTTCTACTGCGCGATCGGTGAGGCCATCAACGGACCCGGTGGATACTTCGGCTGGAACCTGGACGCTCTGGACGACTGTCTGAGAGGCGGCTGGGGCGCGACCACTCCGTTCACCTTGCACTGGGACTTCTCGGCCGAGGCTCGGACGCGGTTGGCAGAGCGCGTGCCCGTCGGCGATCGCGAGCTTGTGCTGTTCGACCTGCTCCTGGAGATCTTCGAGGAACGAGGTGTGAGCGTCATCCTTCGGTGA
- a CDS encoding dienelactone hydrolase family protein, with amino-acid sequence MTTVTTRTIEYAADGLTMIGHLALPAGVDRRPAVLVGPEGVGLSDVERRRADALAELGYVALAFDLHGGRYLGDPEEMLARCMPLLADPDRMRGIGHAALDVLRAEPRTDPDRIAAVGYGTGGAIALELGRDGVDLRAIATVNGLTTGRPGETARIHCPVWAGVGSEDPIMPPAQRDAFTAEMQAAGVDWRLVVYGGALHAFHHPPVDHIVLPGVGYHPQHAQRAWRDVVDLLAECLPITE; translated from the coding sequence ATGACGACAGTTACAACGCGCACGATCGAATACGCGGCCGACGGCCTGACGATGATCGGGCACCTCGCGCTCCCGGCCGGTGTCGACCGCCGGCCCGCGGTCCTGGTCGGGCCCGAGGGGGTGGGGCTCAGCGACGTCGAGCGCCGCCGGGCCGATGCGCTCGCCGAGCTGGGATACGTGGCGCTGGCCTTCGACCTCCACGGCGGGCGCTATTTGGGCGACCCTGAGGAGATGTTGGCCCGTTGCATGCCGCTGCTCGCCGACCCTGACCGGATGCGAGGCATCGGCCACGCGGCGCTCGACGTGCTCCGCGCCGAGCCGCGGACCGACCCGGACCGGATCGCCGCCGTCGGCTACGGCACCGGGGGCGCAATCGCGCTGGAACTCGGGCGCGACGGCGTCGACCTGCGCGCGATCGCGACAGTCAACGGACTGACCACGGGCCGACCAGGCGAGACGGCGCGCATTCACTGCCCGGTGTGGGCCGGGGTCGGGTCGGAAGACCCGATCATGCCGCCCGCGCAACGAGACGCATTCACCGCCGAGATGCAGGCTGCGGGCGTCGACTGGCGCCTCGTGGTCTACGGCGGCGCCTTGCACGCCTTCCATCACCCACCGGTCGACCACATCGTGCTTCCCGGGGTCGGTTATCACCCTCAGCACGCGCAGCGAGCTTGGCGGGACGTCGTCGACCTGCTCGCCGAGTGCCTGCCGATAACGGAGTGA
- a CDS encoding nucleotidyltransferase domain-containing protein has translation MDRLTEIANRLTDVSGVVGVCLGGSRARGTHVPDSDFDLGLYYRLPMDTAALRLLAAELTGGPVEVTEPGGWGPWVDGGAWLTVDGHRIDWIYRDLDRVHRIWQQCRAGQFEIGTQPGHPLGVYSHAYAGEVALGHVLADPSGELQTLQGQTRHYPEPLREALIDNAQWEAPFILAGARKGAARGDVFHVAGCLFRAVGLLVHALHAHTRSWVLNEKGAVRAAGELAVAPADFADRAHELFAALGTTPDTLAAALDNADGLTAEVCHELAR, from the coding sequence GTGGATCGCTTGACGGAGATCGCGAACCGGCTGACCGATGTCAGCGGCGTCGTCGGGGTGTGTCTGGGCGGTAGCCGGGCCAGAGGAACGCACGTTCCCGATTCCGACTTCGATCTGGGCTTGTATTACCGGCTGCCGATGGATACCGCTGCCCTGCGTCTGCTGGCGGCCGAGTTGACCGGTGGGCCGGTGGAGGTGACCGAGCCTGGCGGCTGGGGACCGTGGGTGGACGGCGGCGCCTGGCTGACGGTCGACGGCCATCGCATCGACTGGATCTATCGCGACCTGGACCGGGTGCACCGCATCTGGCAGCAGTGCCGCGCTGGGCAGTTCGAGATCGGTACCCAGCCGGGGCACCCACTGGGCGTGTACTCCCACGCCTATGCCGGCGAGGTGGCCCTGGGGCACGTTCTGGCCGACCCCAGCGGTGAGCTTCAGACCCTGCAGGGGCAGACTCGCCACTATCCCGAGCCGCTACGCGAAGCACTCATCGACAACGCTCAATGGGAGGCGCCGTTCATCCTGGCCGGCGCCCGCAAGGGGGCAGCTCGCGGTGATGTCTTCCACGTCGCCGGCTGCCTCTTCCGAGCTGTCGGACTTCTCGTGCATGCGCTCCACGCGCATACCAGGTCCTGGGTGCTCAACGAGAAGGGAGCGGTACGGGCCGCAGGCGAACTTGCCGTTGCCCCCGCCGATTTCGCCGACCGGGCTCACGAGCTGTTTGCCGCACTCGGCACCACTCCGGACACGCTCGCTGCCGCTCTCGACAACGCAGACGGACTGACAGCCGAGGTGTGCCATGAGCTGGCCCGGTAG
- a CDS encoding FAD-dependent oxidoreductase has translation MASTQSFEVVIVGGGLGGMTAALALRQRGLGVTVLEQAPQFGEIGAGIQTAPNASRILFGLGLRKQLEAIHTEPQDQVRRRWKDGSIIGLTQLGDACKQRYNAPYWHYHRADLHGVLTDACIDPAGPGPVVALHTGSTVTELDRSNPRRPAAVTEDGRRFEADVLIGADGIRSRVRDLMGLPDTLQFSGEMAFRALIPGDLIAADPATRFLMDRFQSTIWYGPERHLVHYVIRGGEYLNVVGCVPCTDDVAEKWTAQAGADELVNAYPGWDDRVAAMLSKAKDDVMSFALHHRRRDPVWADGRVALLGDACHAMLPYQAQGASQAMEDAAVLAEELGRTTVDGTELALRRYVDRRAKHAGMVQDASLQNKTFYHYPDGPRQEARDELLKRGFDGESDVSYDWLWSGTPLNDPDLGAYDYRFAR, from the coding sequence ATGGCATCCACCCAATCGTTCGAAGTCGTCATCGTCGGAGGCGGGCTCGGCGGGATGACGGCCGCGCTGGCCCTGCGCCAGCGAGGCCTCGGCGTCACCGTGCTCGAACAGGCACCGCAGTTCGGCGAGATCGGCGCCGGCATCCAGACGGCGCCCAACGCGAGCCGCATCCTGTTCGGGCTCGGACTGCGCAAGCAGCTGGAGGCCATCCACACCGAGCCCCAGGACCAGGTGCGGCGCAGGTGGAAGGACGGCAGCATCATCGGGCTGACCCAGCTCGGCGACGCCTGCAAGCAGCGCTACAACGCCCCGTACTGGCACTACCACCGCGCCGACCTGCACGGCGTCCTCACGGACGCCTGCATCGACCCGGCCGGTCCCGGACCGGTCGTCGCACTGCACACCGGAAGCACGGTCACCGAGCTGGACCGCAGCAACCCCCGACGGCCTGCCGCCGTGACCGAGGACGGCCGACGCTTCGAAGCCGATGTGCTGATCGGCGCCGACGGCATCCGTTCCCGCGTCCGCGACCTCATGGGCCTCCCGGACACCCTGCAGTTCTCCGGCGAGATGGCCTTCCGTGCCCTGATCCCGGGCGACCTCATCGCCGCCGACCCGGCGACGCGATTCCTGATGGACCGCTTCCAGAGCACCATCTGGTACGGCCCCGAACGGCACCTGGTCCACTACGTGATCCGCGGCGGCGAGTACCTCAACGTCGTCGGCTGCGTCCCGTGCACCGACGACGTCGCCGAGAAGTGGACCGCCCAGGCCGGCGCCGACGAGCTCGTGAACGCCTACCCCGGCTGGGACGACCGCGTCGCGGCGATGCTGTCCAAGGCCAAGGACGACGTCATGAGCTTCGCCCTCCACCACCGCCGACGCGACCCCGTCTGGGCGGACGGCCGCGTCGCCCTCCTGGGCGACGCCTGCCACGCCATGCTGCCCTACCAGGCGCAGGGCGCCTCCCAGGCCATGGAGGACGCCGCCGTCCTGGCGGAGGAACTGGGCCGAACCACCGTCGACGGCACCGAGCTCGCGCTGCGCCGCTACGTCGACCGGCGCGCCAAGCACGCCGGCATGGTCCAGGACGCCTCGCTGCAGAACAAGACCTTCTACCACTACCCGGACGGCCCTCGTCAGGAGGCCCGCGACGAGCTGCTCAAGCGCGGATTCGACGGAGAGTCCGACGTGTCCTACGACTGGTTGTGGAGCGGCACCCCGCTCAACGACCCGGATCTGGGCGCCTACGACTACCGCTTCGCCCGCTGA
- a CDS encoding MFS transporter: MKTGDQIVQDLPWRWGVQGKIFIIGGLGYLFDAYDIALNGFLMPLLGEHFDLTLSQRGLVATANLVGMALGAVVWGAVADRIGRKKAFSVTLLIFALFSVLGAFAPNYAVFLALRFVAGVGLGGCIPVDYALVAEFSPRKYRGRVLTALDVWWPIGVTLCGLVSTMMLTLDDNWRWMLATMSLPALLLFWVRRGIPESPVYLSKKGREAEARAVIDDLVVRTGAPVEPYVIPAPVEETRSRGPRAAYEQLRDVWKFSPRITSAAWLLFASVMLVYYAALSWMPSILKEQGLGDTAAFMSTTLMSGVGILGVLVSTALVDVVGRKWLIGITAPLAALALVAFALMLDMPTGSVVAIAVFGLLMQLTIPAMYAYVSELYPTLLRASGFGWASSFSRVLTGFAPLLFGSVMWPLLGLPLTFAVLALAVVGSVVWTAVAAPETKGRALDDDAEDLLGPEPVEAPVPASGRAVL; the protein is encoded by the coding sequence GTGAAAACAGGCGACCAGATTGTTCAGGACCTCCCATGGAGATGGGGCGTCCAGGGAAAGATCTTCATCATCGGCGGTCTCGGCTACCTCTTCGACGCCTACGACATCGCGCTCAACGGCTTCCTGATGCCGCTGCTGGGTGAGCACTTCGATCTGACGCTCTCCCAGCGCGGCCTCGTGGCCACCGCCAACCTCGTCGGTATGGCCCTGGGCGCCGTCGTCTGGGGCGCGGTCGCGGACCGTATCGGCCGCAAGAAGGCCTTCAGCGTCACCCTGCTGATCTTCGCGCTGTTCTCGGTGCTCGGCGCCTTCGCCCCGAACTACGCCGTCTTCCTGGCCCTGCGATTCGTCGCCGGCGTCGGACTCGGCGGCTGCATTCCCGTCGACTACGCCCTGGTGGCGGAGTTCTCGCCGAGGAAGTACCGCGGGCGGGTCCTCACCGCGCTGGACGTGTGGTGGCCGATCGGCGTGACCCTGTGCGGTCTGGTGTCGACCATGATGCTGACACTCGACGACAACTGGCGATGGATGCTCGCCACCATGAGCCTCCCGGCGCTGCTGCTCTTCTGGGTGCGCCGGGGCATCCCGGAGTCGCCGGTCTACCTCAGCAAGAAGGGCAGGGAGGCCGAGGCCCGCGCCGTCATCGACGATCTGGTCGTCCGCACCGGAGCGCCGGTCGAGCCGTACGTCATCCCCGCCCCGGTGGAGGAGACCAGGTCGAGGGGGCCTCGGGCCGCCTACGAACAGCTCCGCGACGTCTGGAAGTTCAGCCCGCGCATCACCTCCGCCGCCTGGCTGCTCTTCGCCAGCGTCATGCTCGTGTACTACGCGGCGCTGAGCTGGATGCCGTCCATCCTCAAGGAGCAGGGCCTCGGCGACACGGCCGCCTTCATGAGTACGACGCTGATGAGCGGCGTCGGCATCCTCGGTGTCCTGGTGTCCACCGCGCTGGTCGACGTGGTGGGCCGGAAATGGCTCATCGGAATCACGGCCCCGCTCGCCGCGCTCGCCCTGGTGGCGTTCGCGCTGATGCTGGACATGCCGACGGGGTCCGTCGTCGCCATCGCCGTCTTCGGCCTCCTGATGCAGCTGACCATCCCCGCCATGTACGCCTATGTGTCCGAGCTGTACCCGACGCTGCTGCGGGCCAGCGGCTTCGGCTGGGCGTCGTCCTTCAGCCGGGTGCTGACCGGCTTCGCCCCGCTGCTGTTCGGTTCGGTCATGTGGCCACTTCTGGGGCTGCCGCTCACCTTCGCCGTGCTCGCCCTGGCCGTCGTGGGGTCCGTCGTCTGGACGGCGGTCGCGGCCCCCGAGACCAAGGGGCGAGCGCTCGACGACGACGCCGAGGACCTCTTGGGACCCGAGCCGGTCGAGGCCCCCGTACCGGCATCCGGTCGGGCGGTGCTCTGA
- a CDS encoding FAD binding domain-containing protein, whose translation MKPAPFRYHRARDVEGATALLAELGDEAKVIAGGQSLVAMMNFRLARPAHLVDIAGLRELDHLGVDADGGLHIGALTTHHTVEIAPPHMLGAGFDVIRDAMAWIGHLPIRTRGTVGGSIAHGDSTAEWCLLAVLLDAEIVVRSPRGRRRIPAGEFFFGYYTTALDPDEILVEIVFPRPAPHAALTEFAERRGDFAVVAAAVDLDADGSAVRGGRVALGGVAAMPVRVPEAEAVLAAGGSFRDCAEAAAAAVDPPGDANGSTQYRKHVIRTLVEHACEEAMSR comes from the coding sequence ATGAAGCCCGCTCCCTTCCGCTACCACCGGGCGCGCGACGTCGAGGGCGCCACGGCGCTCCTCGCCGAGCTGGGCGACGAAGCCAAGGTCATCGCCGGCGGCCAGAGTCTGGTCGCGATGATGAACTTCCGACTGGCGCGGCCGGCCCACCTGGTCGACATCGCCGGCCTGCGTGAGCTCGACCATCTGGGCGTCGACGCCGACGGTGGGCTGCACATCGGGGCACTCACCACCCACCACACGGTGGAGATCGCCCCGCCGCACATGCTCGGGGCGGGCTTCGACGTCATCCGTGACGCCATGGCGTGGATCGGCCATCTGCCGATCCGCACCCGTGGCACGGTCGGCGGCAGCATCGCACACGGCGACTCGACCGCCGAGTGGTGTCTGCTCGCCGTACTGCTGGACGCCGAGATCGTGGTCCGGAGTCCGCGCGGTCGGCGTCGAATCCCGGCCGGAGAGTTCTTCTTCGGCTACTACACGACCGCCCTGGACCCCGACGAGATCCTCGTCGAGATTGTCTTCCCGCGGCCCGCACCCCACGCGGCGCTCACCGAGTTCGCCGAGCGTCGCGGTGACTTCGCCGTCGTGGCAGCGGCCGTGGACCTGGACGCCGACGGATCCGCCGTCCGCGGCGGCCGGGTGGCCCTCGGCGGTGTCGCCGCGATGCCGGTACGGGTCCCCGAGGCGGAGGCGGTGCTGGCCGCCGGCGGCTCCTTCCGAGACTGCGCCGAAGCGGCGGCGGCCGCGGTGGACCCGCCGGGCGACGCGAACGGCAGCACCCAGTACCGCAAGCACGTCATCCGCACTCTGGTCGAACACGCCTGTGAGGAGGCGATGTCCCGATGA
- a CDS encoding xanthine dehydrogenase family protein molybdopterin-binding subunit — translation MNSTKDDRLVGRSVPRREDPRLLTGRGRFVDDIELPGMLHAQFVRSTVAHGVITAVDLTDVCRVPGVVAVFTASDLEMGDITAQLGRPLSEFVPTAMPVLARDRVRYVGEPIAVVVARDPYTAEDGLEAAKVTYEALPPITGEEQALAAGAALVHDEAAHNTLVDVSLFATEGIDDVFDNAPCVVHVETRTGRQNALPLETRGAVAHWDDREEQLVLHTCTQVPHQVRTVASRCLRLDERAVRVIVPDMGGGFGLKCAVGREEIATAAAARRLGRPVKWIEDRKDALSASFLAREQHYTARAAFDADGRILGLDADVVCDMGAYSCYPFTAGIEPLMASAEMPGVYKVPAYRVRGRAITTNKAPTAPYRGVSRPQYVMVAERLMERAARELGLDPLEIRRRNVITEFPYTGVNGITYDPGSYLESLNLCEQALKEAGWYERQAAARAEGRHIGIGYSCFSERTGYGSAAFAARKMEVVPGFDFSEVRMDTSGAVTVTTGTMSHGQSHETTMAQIVADALGVDLAKVKLHQGDTDRITYGWGSFASRSIVVGGSAVGLAAAKLGDKLRAIAAAEWGISPEGTALDQGRVRRLDDPDTTLTYAHLADTAYLKAHLLPKDIEPGLTATAVFDVFNDGTFSNATHGVVVELHQGTGQVEILAYVCVEDCGVAINPQVVEGQCRGGIAQGIAGALFEQVTYDDQGEPSATSFMDYKVPTAHEIPDVSIHHLETPCAFTETGAKGAGEGGTIGAPAAVLNAVNDALRPTGVELDNTPITPETVHRALTPAAPVPPAPALEQTP, via the coding sequence ATGAATTCCACCAAGGACGACCGTCTGGTCGGCAGATCGGTGCCCCGCCGCGAGGATCCTCGGCTGCTGACCGGGCGAGGCCGTTTCGTCGACGACATCGAGCTGCCCGGCATGCTGCACGCGCAGTTTGTCCGCAGCACGGTCGCCCACGGCGTGATCACCGCCGTCGACCTGACCGACGTGTGCCGAGTGCCCGGCGTCGTCGCCGTGTTCACCGCCTCGGACCTGGAGATGGGCGACATCACGGCCCAACTGGGGCGTCCGCTTTCGGAGTTCGTACCCACCGCCATGCCGGTCCTCGCCCGCGACAGGGTCCGCTACGTCGGTGAGCCCATCGCCGTGGTCGTCGCCCGCGACCCGTACACGGCCGAAGACGGCCTGGAAGCGGCCAAGGTCACCTACGAAGCCCTCCCGCCCATCACCGGCGAGGAACAGGCTCTCGCTGCCGGTGCCGCCCTGGTCCACGACGAGGCCGCGCACAACACGCTCGTCGACGTCTCCCTGTTCGCCACCGAGGGCATCGACGACGTCTTCGACAACGCGCCCTGCGTGGTGCACGTGGAGACGAGGACCGGCCGTCAGAACGCACTGCCGCTGGAGACCCGCGGTGCGGTGGCGCACTGGGACGACCGGGAGGAACAGCTCGTCCTGCACACGTGCACCCAGGTCCCGCACCAGGTGCGCACCGTCGCCTCGCGCTGCCTCCGGCTCGACGAGCGCGCGGTGCGGGTGATCGTCCCGGACATGGGCGGCGGCTTCGGGCTCAAGTGCGCGGTCGGCCGCGAGGAGATCGCCACCGCGGCGGCGGCACGGCGGCTCGGACGGCCCGTGAAGTGGATCGAGGACCGCAAGGACGCCCTGTCCGCCTCCTTCCTCGCCCGCGAACAGCACTACACCGCACGCGCCGCCTTCGACGCCGACGGCCGGATCCTCGGCCTCGACGCGGACGTGGTCTGCGACATGGGCGCCTACTCCTGCTACCCGTTCACGGCAGGCATCGAGCCGCTGATGGCCTCCGCCGAGATGCCCGGCGTCTACAAGGTCCCCGCCTACCGTGTGCGCGGCCGGGCCATCACCACCAACAAGGCGCCCACCGCCCCCTACCGGGGCGTGAGCCGTCCGCAGTACGTGATGGTCGCCGAGCGGCTCATGGAACGCGCCGCCCGCGAACTGGGCCTCGATCCACTGGAGATCCGACGCCGGAACGTCATCACCGAGTTCCCCTACACCGGCGTCAACGGCATCACCTACGACCCCGGCTCGTACCTGGAATCCCTCAACCTGTGCGAGCAGGCCCTGAAGGAGGCCGGCTGGTACGAGCGGCAGGCCGCGGCGCGGGCCGAGGGACGCCATATCGGGATCGGCTACAGCTGCTTCAGCGAACGCACGGGGTACGGGTCCGCCGCCTTCGCCGCGCGCAAGATGGAGGTCGTCCCCGGATTCGACTTCTCCGAGGTCCGCATGGACACCAGCGGTGCCGTCACCGTCACCACCGGCACCATGAGCCACGGCCAGAGCCACGAAACGACCATGGCGCAGATCGTCGCCGACGCGCTCGGCGTCGACCTCGCGAAGGTCAAGCTCCACCAGGGCGACACCGACCGCATCACCTACGGCTGGGGCAGTTTCGCCAGCCGCTCGATCGTCGTCGGCGGCAGCGCTGTGGGGCTGGCGGCGGCCAAGCTCGGCGACAAGCTCCGCGCGATCGCCGCCGCCGAGTGGGGCATCTCTCCGGAAGGGACCGCACTGGACCAGGGCCGGGTCCGCCGTCTCGACGACCCGGACACGACACTCACGTACGCGCACCTGGCCGACACCGCGTACCTCAAGGCGCACCTGCTGCCCAAGGACATCGAGCCGGGCCTCACCGCCACCGCCGTCTTCGACGTCTTCAACGACGGCACCTTCTCCAACGCCACCCATGGTGTCGTCGTCGAACTGCACCAGGGCACCGGCCAGGTGGAGATCCTCGCGTACGTCTGTGTCGAGGACTGCGGTGTGGCGATCAACCCGCAGGTCGTGGAGGGCCAGTGCCGGGGCGGCATCGCCCAGGGCATCGCGGGTGCCCTGTTCGAGCAGGTGACGTACGACGACCAGGGCGAGCCCTCGGCCACCAGCTTCATGGACTACAAGGTCCCCACCGCCCACGAGATCCCCGACGTCTCCATCCACCACCTGGAGACCCCGTGCGCCTTCACCGAGACAGGCGCCAAGGGCGCCGGGGAGGGCGGCACCATCGGGGCTCCCGCCGCCGTACTCAACGCCGTCAACGACGCGCTGCGCCCCACCGGTGTCGAACTGGACAACACGCCCATCACACCGGAGACCGTCCACCGCGCCCTGACCCCAGCGGCACCAGTACCGCCGGCACCAGCACTGGAGCAGACACCATGA